One window of the Penaeus monodon isolate SGIC_2016 chromosome 1, NSTDA_Pmon_1, whole genome shotgun sequence genome contains the following:
- the LOC119576206 gene encoding LIM/homeobox protein Lhx9-like, giving the protein MIVDAVRVACGSDGVMVEDEDPLRPPPFSPPLDSGHNPSEANPAAGEARLHAELQSTLIEQQDQQQRCTEKGVVSEVKGSGEVCQGCHDVIADRFLLRVNSRSWHQTCLRCCVCQLALDRQPSCFIREHNVYCKSDYTRPGRLSPAGYPLDRAPSRLSDYGDISSSPSSLDSPLSQILYSFG; this is encoded by the exons ATGATCGTCGACGCGGTGAGGGTCGCCTGCGGATCGGACGGCGTAATGGTCGAGGACGAGGACCCTCTCCGCCCGCCGCCCTTCAGCCCGCCCCTCGACTCCGGCCACAACCCCTCCGAGGCCAACCCTGCCGCAGGAGAAGCGAGACTCCACGCCGAGCTGCAGTCGACGCTCATAGAACAACAGGACCAGCAACAACGCTGCACTGAGAAGGGCGTCGTTTCAGAAGTCAAG GGGTCGGGCGAGGTGTGCCAAGGGTGCCATGACGTCATCGCCGACCGGTTCCTCCTGCGGGTCAATTCGAGGTCGTGGCACCAGACTTGCCTTCGGTGCTGCGTGTGCCAGCTGGCCCTCGACCGGCAGCCGTCGTGCTTCATCAGGGAACACAACGTCTACTGCAAGTCCGACTACACGAG GCCCGGCCGTCTCTCTCCCGCAGGCTACCCGCTGGACCGCGCCCCTTCGCGCCTCTCGGACTACGGCGAcatctcctcgtctccctcgtcCTTGGACTCTCCTCTCTCGCAGATCCTCTATAGCTTCGGATGA